Genomic DNA from Candidatus Zixiibacteriota bacterium:
ATTCCCCCGGTGAAAACGATACAATCGATGCCACCCATGGCCGTGGCGTAAGAACCGATATACTTTTTGACCCGGTAGCAATACATGGCAAAAGCCAGGATCGCACGATCGTTGCCTTCATCTTTTGCCTCGATGATGTCACGCATATCGGAAGAGACACCCGAGACACCGATCAACCCGGAATGCTTGTTTAAAAGCGTCCGGGCTTCATGCAAAGAGAGTTCCTCTTCGCTCATGATACGCAGGATGATGGCCGGGTCGATATCGCCCGAACGAGTTCCCATGATTAGTCCTTCAAGAGGAGTGAAGCCCATCGATGTATCGATCGAGTTTCCGTACTTGACAGCCGCGATTGAAGCGCCGTTGCCCAAGTGGCAGGTGGCGACCTTGATATCTTCCAGCTTTTTGCCCAGCATTTTGGCGGCCCGGTTGGCCACGAAAACATGCGAGGTGCCATGGAAACCATAGCGGCGAATCGAATACTTTTTATACAGCACATACGGCAGACCGTACATATAAGCATAATCCGGTATAGTATGATGAAACGCTGTATCGAACACCGCCACCATCGGCAGGTCGCCCAGAATCTTCATACAGGCTGAAATACCCCGCAAATTATGAGGGTTATGAAGCGGAGCAAGTTCGATCATGTTGCGCAGATGCATCATGACCTCTTCGGTGATCATGATCGAACTGGTGAACATCTCACCACCGTGAACCACGCGATGACCGACCGCGTGAATTTCTGATTTGTCCTTGATGACACCGTGGTTGGGGGACAGCAGTACGCTGACGACATGTTCGATCGCCATGATATGATCGAGAATATCACCGGATATCTTGACCATCGGTCGATCATGGGGCTTATGCGCCAGCACCGCACCCGACATCCCGATGCGGGTGACAGAACCTTTGGCGAGAGGATATTCCTTGTCCATGTCGATCAACTGGTATTTGACCGAGGAGGAACCGCAGTTGAGTACGAGTATGTTCATTCTTTTGCCTCCTTGATCTTGTTGCCGTCGGCATCGTAACGGAAGAAGCCCTGGCCGGTTTTAACACCCAGCTGACCGGCGCGCACCATCTTGCGCAAGAGCGGACAGGGATTGTACTTATGTTCGGAGAGTTCGTCGAGAAGGTTCTCCATCCAGCTCATGACCTCATCCAGCCCCATCATATCGGCCAAACTGAGAGGTCCCATATTGAATCCGAATCCGAGCTTCATGGCGGTATCGATATCTTCAGCTGAGGCGATACCCTCCATCAGGACATGCATCGCCTCGTTCAGAAACGGCACGATAATCCTGGTGGTCACATAGCCCGGATATTCATGCACCATCACCGGTGTCTTGTTCAAAAGATCCGCGAAATTACGAATCGTCTGCACAGTGCTTTCGGAAGTCTTCAGACCACGCACGATTTCGACTACCGGCACTTTGTGAACCGGGTTGAGAAAGTGCAGGCCAATGATATTCTGGGGGCGGGAGGTTGCCGCCGCCAGCTCGGTTATGGAGAGCGTTGAAGTGTTTGAAACAATCACAGTATCGTCACGGCAGATATGATCGAGATGGGCCAGAAGCAGTTTTTTGGCTTCCAGGTCCTCCTGAATAGCCTCGATAACCATGGGTGCGTCCTTGGCTGGTCGATAGTCACCAGCGGGTGTGATGCGCGAGAGAATAGCTTTTTTCTCAGACTCGGTGATTCCCCAGCGTTCGATCTCGCGATCGAGCCGGTCGCCGATTTCATCATGGGCATGTGTGGCCAGTTGCAGGTCCTTGTCGACCAGTACGACATTTGTGCCGGTTCCAGCAATTACCCTGGCGATACCCTGCCCCATGACACCGCCTCCGATAATCACTATTTTATTGAATGAAGCCATCAGACATTCTCCTGATTTATATAATCATTTCTCCCGGCAATCCTACGTCGGCCGCCGGTTTAGGAATATAT
This window encodes:
- a CDS encoding 3-hydroxybutyryl-CoA dehydrogenase, with product MASFNKIVIIGGGVMGQGIARVIAGTGTNVVLVDKDLQLATHAHDEIGDRLDREIERWGITESEKKAILSRITPAGDYRPAKDAPMVIEAIQEDLEAKKLLLAHLDHICRDDTVIVSNTSTLSITELAAATSRPQNIIGLHFLNPVHKVPVVEIVRGLKTSESTVQTIRNFADLLNKTPVMVHEYPGYVTTRIIVPFLNEAMHVLMEGIASAEDIDTAMKLGFGFNMGPLSLADMMGLDEVMSWMENLLDELSEHKYNPCPLLRKMVRAGQLGVKTGQGFFRYDADGNKIKEAKE
- a CDS encoding acetate/propionate family kinase, whose protein sequence is MNILVLNCGSSSVKYQLIDMDKEYPLAKGSVTRIGMSGAVLAHKPHDRPMVKISGDILDHIMAIEHVVSVLLSPNHGVIKDKSEIHAVGHRVVHGGEMFTSSIMITEEVMMHLRNMIELAPLHNPHNLRGISACMKILGDLPMVAVFDTAFHHTIPDYAYMYGLPYVLYKKYSIRRYGFHGTSHVFVANRAAKMLGKKLEDIKVATCHLGNGASIAAVKYGNSIDTSMGFTPLEGLIMGTRSGDIDPAIILRIMSEEELSLHEARTLLNKHSGLIGVSGVSSDMRDIIEAKDEGNDRAILAFAMYCYRVKKYIGSYATAMGGIDCIVFTGGIGENSPDVRAGVLSDMDWLGLEFDEAKNKSAKGTESDISSDESRVRALVIPTNEELVIAHDTKKLVEENVSSK